tataattttattattttaataatttatatttttataattttaaaaaataaaattaaatctttattattttgaagaataatatataattttataatttctaatttaaaattttattttaagaggGCTCAAATCCTACTTGCCCCTTAGCTATGCTAATAATGATGTATTCTCATTAATTGAATGTATCATTTTTTTTAACATCGTTACTTTTTTAACTAAAATTATTCAGAGTAATAGTTTAGGAATGGATAAAAATTTTATGTacgaatatatataatttatgaatTTATGGATTAAATGATGACATAAGCTTATAAAATTACACCTTAAGGCTTACTTTTTCATGGGTGGATATGATAATGTTGAATCTATTATTTTATGCGCTTCATTTTGTTTGTCCATATCATGCAAGTAATAATTTAGGAAACTTTCATATTTGATCGACACATCTTCTGTTCGACTATACATATCTTATGGGTTAAAGGTTTTAATTTTTCATTGATTTGAAATGAaaacaatatattaattaatttatttattttcacagtcttttattaaaaataataaattaaatgaaaagtcATTTTCTGTTGTTTGGATTTGGATGcactcaaaaaatttaaaattatattcttttaatttaattaataataaaaccatCCGTTGACAACTCACCCTCTCCTCTATGAGTCAGCCACGTGTCCCGTTTCCCGTCCACACCACTTTGCCGTACCCACCAAAAAAACccgaataataatattaattaacaaCCAAAtagatataattaatatttttttccaTTTCTGATTTTTAAATCATTCGCGCGCCAACCAAGAAAGGAAATAACCTAAACCAACCGCTTGGCACGATAATTTTGAATTATCAAATCTATTATTGTTTTtcggtttttatttttttatttttaataagcgTCAAATTCTTTTCTCCTTCCTATCTGTCGCGATCCCTCAACTCTCTCCTGTTCTTAGAttccgtttttttttttttcccttttactCCAACTGCAACTGAACAGCCTGCTGGGCTCGCATGTTATTTTCATTTTCCCAAAATCTTTTTCTAAAGAAAGTTTATTTTTCTGGAAAAAGTTAGGGGTTATATCAATATACTTGTAGAGAAGTAGCGATCATGAGCTTTCAAGATCTGGAAGCTGGACGGCCATTAGCGTCTCGGCAAAATCTGAACAACGGCAAGCAAGATGCCACCCAAGCAGTGGCTTCTGGCATTTTCCAGATCAACACCGCCGTTTCCACCTTCCAGCGACTCGTCAATACCCTCGGCACTCCTAAGGACACGCCTGAGCTCCGAGAAAAGCTGTGAGTCTTTGCCCACTTCACTTGAGTAGATCGCTGTTGTAACTGATCACGGGATATAAATCTGACCGTGTTGTGATTTTGAATCAAAGTACATAACACTGTTGGTTTAATTTTGTTCAATTTCTTTAATTTATAttccatcttttttttttaattgggcttttaattgGGAATGACaaattgtcataatgcatttaGTCGTGTTCAATTTGACTTTCCTCTGGGAAAGCTCAGCGAATTATCATTTTCGTTTCGATGAATGTCAGAATTATCTAAGTATATATCTTTCTTGATATTAAATGTTATACAATCTATTTTCTTTCTGGTTACATCATCGTATTGCATGAGCAACGAGTTGTTATCTTTGGCATTTCTTGAGTGATTTTGACTATATGGTAATTAGTTTTATGAGTGGGGAGTGTACCTGACAAATCTCACTCGGCAGGCATAAAACGAGGCTACATATTGGGCAATTAGTGAAGGACACTTCGGCCAAACTTAAACAAGCTAGTGAATCAGATCACCGTGCTGAAGTTAGTGTAAGTGTTTTTTCTGGTTATGATTTTGTTTTTCGCCCAAGCTGCCTTCttttttttctaactttttaAGTTAACAAATAGGGGATGATGAGTGTATTGGTTGTTATTCACGATGTTCCTCTTGTTCTATATTTCAAACTCATTTTTAAACCACTCAAACCCCCTCTCTCTCCCCTTTCCCCTCTGGAAGTACTTGATGCCCTATAGTTTCTTGTTATTGTAGGCAAGcaagaaggtaactgatgctaaACTTGCGAAAGACTTTCAAGCAGTTTTGAAAGAGTTTCAGAAGGCTCAACGGCTTGCAGCTGAAAGAGAAACAGCATACACCCCTTTTGTTCCCCAAGCAGTTCCTCCTTCAAGGTATTTACCACAGGAGGGTTTATATGTACATAGATGTTTAAGAGAGTGAATTCAATGCATTTGTGTTCATGGCATACATGGAAAATTGAGTTATTAGCAAGATGGTTTTGAAAATCTTGTATATGACATCCATATTGATAATTGAATTTTGTGCCATTTACTGGTGGTTAATGCAAATTTTTTATAGTTGTCCTAGTGTTATGTTTCAAATCTGCCGAGGCTTTTGCGTGTTACTTTTATCCTTACACTGGAGGTTTCTTCTTGTTTTATACAGCTACAAAGCTGGTGAGGTTGACACAAGATCAGACGAAAGTGCTGGCCTTCTTGTGCAATCCAGAAGGTAAGTTCTGCTTTACAAATGCTATCCGTTTCATATGCTGCACACTTACCCTTTTTTGAATTTAAACATGAATTTTCTTTGTTGTTGTGCCTCTGTGGTGCTGATTCATGTTCATCGGCAGCTTGGATAAGTTTTCTAATTAGATTCTGGAATTGGTCTTCATGCCAGTTTTTCATTGTATTATGGGTGTCTCTTAATGCGCACTCGTCTGTTTTTGTATTTGCATGTATTAGATTGGAGTGTCATCATACTCGATACCCTGAATTACTAAATTGTAGATTCAAAATCTGGAAGGATGATTGATCATAGATTGACTTTGAAGATCTCATAGTTTTTACCGATCATAGTTCCTTGTTCATGAATTTTTCTGTTCCCAGAAACTTTGAATCAAAGGTTTAGCTAATCCTTGGATACTACTTGTTTTATAGACTGTTTATATATTGCATTATTGTATTGTTGATTTTTATGAATTTGGTTATCAAACTACAGCCTTTAGCATTTGTGTGTTGTTTCTTCTTGCAGGCAGGAGGTATTGCTGTTGGATAATGAGATTGCATTTAATGAGGCTATCATTGAAGAAAGAGAACAAGGAATCCAAGAAATTCAGCAGCAAATTGGTGAGGTGAATGAGATCTTCAAAGATTTAGCCGTGCTAGTTCATGAACAAGGAACTATGATTGGTAAAAAATTTCATCATTTGTATTGAGTTCGCTATGATTTTTCTGACCTTCTGGGTCATGTTAAAAAGAGCTCAAAGTCAACCTATGCTGCAGATGACATTGGAACCCATATTGAAAATTCTCGGGCTGCAACTGTACAGGCAAAAtcccatcttgtgaaagctgcaAAGACTCAGAGATCAAATTCTTCCCTGGTAAACATATATTCTTCTGttgtaatttttattaattatacaCAATCATGCGCCAGACGTAAAGTACCATCTTGAGAGATTGACACTTTCTTTATCCCTCTTTGATTGGAGTCGTGGGACATGGTATGGGGCTTCCTTTGGTGGGTCTAGGAATCATGATTGATTGTACACTTAAATTGACCAATGAACTGCCTATTTAAAACTGCCTTGTATAGTTGTTTTCACCAGTGAAAGATACCATCCACTATCCTTCCAAGGAATTAATGTCGTTGCTCTCTTTGGACAGACCTGTTTGCTACTGGTGATATTTGCAATTGTGATTCTGATCGTGATCATAGTACTGGCAGCCTGATAAACAACTCATCCAATGTGTTTGAAGAACCATTTAGGTAGTGTTTGGAAAGTCACCTAGTTCGGTGTAATTGTTTGTAATTACACAATGATGACATGTTTGGTTAACCATTGTAATTGATAGGTCCCACCAAATTGGGTGACCTTAGAGATCCTTAAGATCTTCTCGGGAAGAGGAGGGTGAACTTTTTGGTAATGCATTTGATCATGTTGTTTTGTGAGGATGATGTCTGACTGGAGTTTCACTAAAATTCTTAGTATATAGCATGTGGTTATCGGTCATTCATTATGATGTTTTTGTTTATCTTCGGGTAGGTTCTTTTTAGTGTAAGTTGTTTTTGGGTTTGTTGAGGCTGTGTTACAGCTTTCTTGCGTTACGTGCTCCCGATTGTTTTCTTGAAATTTCGTGTAATAACCAGTTATAATTCTTTGTTTCTCAATATACATGCATATTCCATAGTGCCTTCTGGTATTCTAGATTGATTTATTTCAAGCATTGTGGGGTTAAGCTGACATATAATTTTCTCAATGACTTAAATACCATTGACGTGAAGACATTATTGAACTCAGATGAAAAGAGGTCAAAATCTTTAAGAACAAATGTGCAAAATCTGTCTCCCAATAACAAAGTTTATGACGGAGAAACTGGTTGCTTCAAGTTTTGGATACATTGGTACCTGACCAAAACATAGATGCGTATACAATTGAGAGAGTTGATAACAAGGCTGTAACAAAGGTTATAACAGATACAAATCCAGCATGTGCCTTCATTCCAGCAGGTATTTTCCATGCTACAGTTGCGCTTGTGGATTTAGCCTTCTCATTGGGTGGTGACATAAACAAACAACTCTGCTTATGTTGCTTTCCTTCCACACTGCATCTCATCAACATATCAGGTTCACCAATTTCAACAACAGAATAGCCACTTTCATCAAGGGGCTGCAAACATGGGAAAAAGAAAACGCCTGAACTTTCTAATCGACACTCCCTATACAAGTGCATTTTGCTAAGTGAATGAAAAAGATTAAACATTTCTAATGATAGTAAAATCTATTAAAAAGTAACTGAAACACAATCGTATTGAAAGGTGATTTTCCTCTCACCTGATATCGAGCATGTAATGGAAGCAATAAGTTAAATTCCGTTCCATTATTCTGCATAAACAAGATGTTGGATCCAGCATCAATGTGGAATTCAACAGCAGATCGATTGGACTGAAATGAAGGCAATTCCAAGTTGGTGTCTCCAAAAACAGCTATATCTCTAAATGCTGCAACGAATAGAATTGCATATATCAAAAGGTTTGTGTTGTATCATAAGGGAAATCAATAGCTGGTTTACCCTTGTGCTTGTGAGGATTTTGTAGCTCAAACGGGTCAGCAAATACTCCAAGGGGTAGTCTTTGTATGACTATAACTTCACATAGATGAGCAGGCAATTTAGGAATGGAAGCTGCTCCAATCTGCAATCTGATAGACGAAGATAAATGACGATGAGAACCTTCACCGATCAGAGAGAGCTCTCTAACTGATAGTCTCACACCAACATTCCAGTTATCGGGAATCCCTTGACACAAACTAGAAGAAAGTTGATGTGCCATAAAATCTTCAAAACTTGAATCATGCAGGCTctcataattttcaaaataaGATTTCATTATAAATTTCCCAGCATCTGAGTTTGTTTCGACCTGAAAACTAAGAATGTCAAATTCTTCGAAACTTGGCACAAGCAAGACAAACTTCATGCGTAGGACATGGTTATTCCGAGCAAAATGAAGAGTTCGAGTAACATACATGATGTCAACTAACCTCAGTTGTGGATGCGAAGACATGTATGCAAAAGACAGCACCAGAAAAGAACATCCACAATATTGCCAGTTTCAGATGAAAGCATAATCGATTACATTGTAGGGTTGACATCGAGTAACTGAATGCAAGACACAAAGTGGATGAGAAATTACATGAAAGTGTCATGATAATAAAATTTCCATATTAAATTAAACGCTTTATATAAACAGGAATGAATTCTGGAAAGGTTGAAGCATAATTTAACAAATCTATCGATCTTGCAATAAATAAGGATAAGTTCCCATAGTTTAAAAATGTTTCTCTTTGTGAACAAGAACAATGATCTAAAAAACAAATTTTAGTTCTCTATTAACTACATCAATACCCCAATTCAAAACTTTACCAAAAGCTTACACACAGAGAGAGATTTGAATTACATAAAAAGAAGATCCAGACGCAAAGCATACAATCAGATTAATCATAACGAAAATAAACATGAGAGGCAAAAGGAGAGAGCTGACctaaaattttccttttattttccccACTCAAAGCAATCAATCTCCACGCTCTTAGTG
This window of the Gossypium arboreum isolate Shixiya-1 chromosome 12, ASM2569848v2, whole genome shotgun sequence genome carries:
- the LOC108476529 gene encoding syntaxin-22-like, with amino-acid sequence MSFQDLEAGRPLASRQNLNNGKQDATQAVASGIFQINTAVSTFQRLVNTLGTPKDTPELREKLHKTRLHIGQLVKDTSAKLKQASESDHRAEVSASKKVTDAKLAKDFQAVLKEFQKAQRLAAERETAYTPFVPQAVPPSSYKAGEVDTRSDESAGLLVQSRRQEVLLLDNEIAFNEAIIEEREQGIQEIQQQIGEVNEIFKDLAVLVHEQGTMIDDIGTHIENSRAATVQAKSHLVKAAKTQRSNSSLTCLLLVIFAIVILIVIIVLAA
- the LOC108476528 gene encoding uncharacterized protein LOC108476528 isoform X1; translation: MSTLQCNRLCFHLKLAILWMFFSGAVFCIHVFASTTEVETNSDAGKFIMKSYFENYESLHDSSFEDFMAHQLSSSLCQGIPDNWNVGVRLSVRELSLIGEGSHRHLSSSIRLQIGAASIPKLPAHLCEVIVIQRLPLGVFADPFELQNPHKHKAFRDIAVFGDTNLELPSFQSNRSAVEFHIDAGSNILFMQNNGTEFNLLLPLHARYQPLDESGYSVVEIGEPDMLMRCSVEGKQHKQSCLFMSPPNEKAKSTSATVAWKIPAGMKAHAGFVSVITFVTALLSTLSIVYASMFWSGTNVSKT
- the LOC108476528 gene encoding uncharacterized protein LOC108476528 isoform X2, yielding MKSYFENYESLHDSSFEDFMAHQLSSSLCQGIPDNWNVGVRLSVRELSLIGEGSHRHLSSSIRLQIGAASIPKLPAHLCEVIVIQRLPLGVFADPFELQNPHKHKAFRDIAVFGDTNLELPSFQSNRSAVEFHIDAGSNILFMQNNGTEFNLLLPLHARYQPLDESGYSVVEIGEPDMLMRCSVEGKQHKQSCLFMSPPNEKAKSTSATVAWKIPAGMKAHAGFVSVITFVTALLSTLSIVYASMFWSGTNVSKT
- the LOC108476528 gene encoding uncharacterized protein LOC108476528 isoform X3, producing the protein MSTLQCNRLCFHLKLAILWMFFSGAVFCIHVFASTTEVETNSDAGKFIMKSYFENYESLHDSSFEDFMAHQLSSSLCQGIPDNWNVGVRLSVRELSLIGEGSHRHLSSSIRLQIGAASIPKLPAHLCEVIVIQRLPLGVFADPFELQNPHKHKAFRDIAVFGDTNLELPSFQSNRSAVEFHIDAGSNILFMQNNGTEFNLLLPLHARYQCGRKAT